In one Anaerolineales bacterium genomic region, the following are encoded:
- a CDS encoding 3-isopropylmalate dehydratase large subunit: MPQTFAEKVLARKAGAKQLSAGQIVEITPDVALSHDNTAPIYGIFKKMGAERVFDPEMHAIFLDHAAPAPTTAHAENHRIIREFVREQGIPHFYEVGRGICHQVLVEEGLALPGEIVLGSDSHTPHAGSMGAFGAGIGRSEMASIWAIGSLWLRVPESIKIVVHGRLVEGVSAKDLALHVIGENGADAALYQSVEWHGEAIAALDISQREVLPNMMAEMGAKNSYVPADEKTFAYLEGRAKRTYEPVFPDDDAGYARILEYDAAQIQPMIACPHTVDNVRPLSELRGTHVDQAFLGTCTNARLDDLAIAAAILEGKHIAKGVRMIVIPASSEVYLEALKAGYLETFVRAGAVIESPGCGPCMGNHMGVPAIGEVTISSANRNFRGRMGTKESEIYLASPAVVAASAVAGEISHPKDVS; encoded by the coding sequence ATGCCGCAGACATTCGCCGAGAAGGTATTAGCCAGGAAAGCCGGTGCGAAACAACTATCCGCCGGCCAGATCGTGGAGATCACGCCGGACGTGGCGCTTTCCCACGATAACACAGCGCCCATCTACGGGATTTTCAAGAAGATGGGTGCGGAGCGGGTCTTCGATCCCGAGATGCACGCCATCTTCCTCGATCACGCCGCGCCCGCACCTACGACGGCCCACGCAGAAAACCACCGCATCATCCGCGAATTCGTTCGTGAACAGGGCATCCCGCACTTCTACGAAGTGGGGCGCGGGATTTGCCATCAGGTGCTGGTCGAAGAGGGATTGGCGCTTCCGGGTGAGATCGTGCTGGGATCGGATTCGCACACACCGCACGCCGGTTCGATGGGCGCCTTCGGCGCCGGCATCGGCCGCAGCGAGATGGCTTCGATCTGGGCCATCGGATCACTGTGGCTGCGTGTTCCGGAAAGCATCAAGATCGTCGTACACGGCCGTCTCGTGGAAGGCGTTTCCGCCAAGGATCTGGCGCTGCACGTCATCGGCGAGAACGGCGCCGACGCGGCGCTCTATCAATCGGTCGAATGGCACGGCGAGGCGATCGCCGCCCTCGACATTTCCCAGCGCGAGGTACTGCCCAACATGATGGCCGAAATGGGCGCCAAGAACAGCTACGTTCCCGCAGACGAGAAGACTTTCGCTTATCTCGAAGGCCGGGCGAAACGCACCTACGAGCCCGTCTTTCCGGACGATGATGCCGGCTACGCAAGAATTCTCGAGTACGATGCGGCGCAGATTCAACCCATGATCGCCTGTCCGCATACCGTGGATAACGTCCGGCCGCTGTCTGAACTGCGTGGCACGCACGTCGACCAGGCCTTTCTGGGTACTTGCACCAACGCCAGGTTGGACGATCTCGCCATTGCAGCAGCGATTCTCGAAGGAAAACACATCGCCAAGGGTGTGCGCATGATCGTCATTCCCGCCTCCTCCGAGGTGTACCTGGAAGCGCTTAAAGCGGGTTATTTGGAAACTTTCGTGCGCGCCGGCGCGGTCATCGAAAGCCCCGGATGCGGACCCTGTATGGGGAATCACATGGGCGTGCCTGCCATCGGCGAGGTGACGATCAGCAGCGCGAACCGCAATTTCCGCGGGCGTATGGGCACGAAAGAGAGCGAAATTTACCTCGCCAGTCCCGCCGTCGTCGC